The proteins below are encoded in one region of Fibrella aestuarina BUZ 2:
- the rlmD gene encoding 23S rRNA (uracil(1939)-C(5))-methyltransferase RlmD — protein MRKKHHKQPQLLAGLTVTDVAAEGKCLIRTDDGVIFVEGRPGHPMPAPGDVVDIRVFNQKKQYREALVERVVTPSPVRTQPFCEHFGVCGGCKWQHIQYDEQLRFKQQQVIDHLTRIAKVPLPGGSAASMRPILAAHPTQYYRNKLEFTIADGRWLTQAEVQTTERMDPRVVGFHVPGRFDKVLPIQHCYLQPDPSNDIRLAVTDYLFANNLAAYNLKTHEGYLRTLIIRTADTTGQVMVTLQVAQDHPQTLAALLDHLLERFPQITSLNYIINTKKNDNYGDQEVINYAGTPYIEETMDAGVGTSGAVASAPGTSEVNQVLTFRVNAKSFYQTNAKQAFALYSVARDMAGLTGNELVYDLYTGTGTIALFVARQARYVVGIEYVEAAVADAGVNAEVNGISNASFHAGDMKNLLTEEFFAQHGHPDVVITDPPRAGMDEAVVRQLIKAAPQKIVYISCNTATQARDLAWLDEAYRVDAVQPVDMFPHTHHVENVVLLVKKNVQ, from the coding sequence ATGCGTAAAAAACACCATAAACAACCCCAACTCCTCGCGGGGTTGACCGTAACCGACGTGGCGGCGGAGGGCAAGTGCCTGATCCGCACCGACGACGGGGTCATTTTTGTGGAAGGCCGACCGGGCCATCCGATGCCTGCACCCGGCGACGTGGTCGACATCCGGGTTTTCAATCAGAAAAAACAGTACCGCGAAGCCCTCGTCGAACGGGTGGTGACGCCCTCGCCGGTACGTACCCAGCCGTTTTGCGAACACTTCGGCGTATGCGGGGGCTGCAAATGGCAACATATTCAGTACGACGAACAACTGCGGTTCAAGCAGCAACAGGTTATTGATCACCTTACGCGCATCGCCAAGGTTCCGTTGCCCGGCGGTAGTGCCGCGTCAATGCGGCCGATTCTCGCCGCCCATCCGACCCAGTATTACCGGAATAAGTTGGAATTCACCATCGCCGACGGGCGCTGGCTCACGCAGGCTGAAGTACAAACTACCGAGCGCATGGACCCGCGCGTCGTGGGCTTCCACGTGCCGGGCCGCTTTGATAAGGTGCTACCCATCCAGCATTGCTACCTGCAACCCGATCCGTCCAACGACATCCGGCTGGCCGTCACCGACTACCTGTTTGCCAATAACCTGGCGGCATACAACCTCAAAACGCATGAGGGCTACCTCCGCACGCTCATCATCCGCACGGCTGACACCACCGGGCAGGTGATGGTGACACTACAGGTAGCGCAGGATCACCCGCAAACGCTCGCCGCCCTGCTCGATCACCTGCTCGAACGCTTCCCGCAGATTACGTCGTTGAACTACATCATCAACACGAAGAAGAACGACAATTACGGCGATCAGGAAGTGATTAACTATGCCGGTACGCCCTACATCGAGGAAACCATGGATGCTGGCGTGGGTACGTCGGGAGCCGTTGCATCGGCCCCAGGTACGTCCGAAGTCAATCAGGTGCTGACGTTTCGGGTCAATGCCAAATCGTTCTACCAGACCAATGCCAAGCAGGCGTTTGCGCTCTACAGCGTGGCCCGCGACATGGCCGGCCTGACGGGCAACGAGCTGGTGTATGACCTCTACACCGGCACGGGCACCATCGCCCTGTTTGTGGCGCGGCAAGCTAGGTACGTGGTTGGCATCGAATATGTGGAAGCCGCTGTCGCCGATGCGGGCGTAAACGCCGAGGTCAACGGAATCAGCAATGCGTCGTTTCACGCGGGCGACATGAAGAACCTGCTCACGGAGGAATTCTTCGCCCAGCACGGCCACCCCGACGTGGTGATTACCGATCCGCCGCGCGCGGGGATGGACGAGGCCGTGGTTCGGCAGCTCATCAAAGCCGCCCCGCAGAAAATTGTCTACATCAGCTGCAACACGGCCACGCAGGCCCGCGACCTGGCTTGGCTCGACGAAGCCTACCGCGTCGACGCCGTGCAGCCCGTCGACATGTTCCCCCACACGCACCACGTGGAGAATGTGGTGCTTTTAGTTAAAAAGAATGTACAATGA
- the rplT gene encoding 50S ribosomal protein L20, whose protein sequence is MRSVNHVASRARRKKILKLAKGFYGRRKNVWTVAKNAVEKALGYAYRDRKAKKRDFRALWIQRINAGARQHGMSYSAFMGALHKSGIELNRKVLADLAMNHPEAFKAVVDQIK, encoded by the coding sequence ATGCGTTCAGTCAATCACGTAGCCTCACGGGCACGTCGCAAGAAAATTTTAAAACTGGCCAAAGGTTTTTATGGCCGTCGTAAGAACGTTTGGACAGTGGCGAAAAACGCCGTTGAAAAAGCGTTAGGGTATGCATACCGTGACCGCAAAGCCAAGAAGCGCGATTTTCGTGCCCTCTGGATTCAGCGGATCAACGCAGGTGCTCGTCAGCATGGCATGTCGTACTCGGCATTCATGGGCGCCCTGCACAAATCAGGCATCGAACTGAACCGGAAAGTGCTGGCCGATCTGGCCATGAACCACCCCGAGGCGTTCAAAGCTGTGGTGGATCAGATTAAATAA
- a CDS encoding nuclease A inhibitor family protein: protein MTNPSADSNAPDDQKPATDFATQVTPLLTDLLYPSESDEPIEVVDTYLKMAEPLTVSHIKDWLMLPPSVYVEEMPEADFWVPVTTIEAWFGDDEKAQAHQFQQLKETLEKLLTDRQVFRVGDTEIDVYLLGKPAEGPRVGLKTKVVET, encoded by the coding sequence ATGACGAACCCATCAGCCGATAGTAACGCCCCCGACGACCAAAAACCGGCCACCGATTTTGCCACGCAGGTAACGCCCCTGCTGACCGACCTACTCTATCCCAGCGAATCCGACGAACCCATTGAGGTCGTCGACACGTACCTGAAAATGGCCGAGCCGCTCACGGTCAGCCACATCAAAGACTGGCTGATGCTGCCGCCCTCGGTCTACGTCGAAGAAATGCCCGAGGCCGATTTCTGGGTACCCGTCACGACCATTGAAGCGTGGTTTGGCGACGATGAAAAAGCGCAGGCCCACCAATTTCAGCAATTGAAAGAAACGCTGGAAAAGCTCCTCACTGACCGGCAGGTGTTCCGCGTGGGCGATACCGAGATCGACGTCTACCTGCTTGGCAAACCCGCCGAAGGCCCCCGCGTCGGGTTGAAAACGAAGGTGGTGGAGACGTAG
- the rpmI gene encoding 50S ribosomal protein L35, whose protein sequence is MPKQKTNSAAKKRFKLTGTGKIKRKHAFHSHILTKKTTKQKRNLAHSSTVHVSNEPRIKALLGLS, encoded by the coding sequence ATGCCAAAGCAAAAAACTAACTCGGCAGCCAAGAAGCGTTTCAAGCTGACAGGCACCGGGAAAATCAAGCGGAAGCACGCCTTCCACTCACACATTCTGACGAAGAAAACGACGAAGCAGAAGCGGAACCTCGCGCACTCATCAACGGTGCACGTGAGCAACGAGCCGCGGATCAAGGCCCTGCTGGGTCTGTCGTAG
- a CDS encoding tetratricopeptide repeat protein, producing the protein MGVGLLAACSSGDRRLSRIPPLPQASDSTSAQNTLRALDRAISQSSSATAYAKRAMILLSMGRIADALEDINEAISRNNNTGFFYVVRAQVLRALNKPDKAFDDAQRAEILGATSPELYTLMGDVLQQQTQYPKARLYVAKALQMAPYDGEAHFYNGLMAAKLGDTVRALADYQQALQLKPRFLPTYNQLTAVYRSLGDLNTALVYNERAMQYFPINAELLFQRGMIYQSAGRADSALISYQKTVRLDPNFVQAYFQAGLIFERFRNYGAALTNYEQVQKRKADFPRIGYFVAHGLEMTYQWERAQAQYTAVLQKDPYDPAAQAGLWRVQRRQQMAAGYGDYLLPDTDDKTGLLPDRTPSGRILDTNRIRIAPIQPRTRIQSMGDSIKIRTID; encoded by the coding sequence TTGGGGGTAGGCCTTCTGGCGGCGTGTAGCAGCGGCGACCGGCGACTATCGCGCATCCCACCCCTTCCCCAGGCTTCCGATAGTACGTCGGCGCAGAACACCCTTCGCGCGCTCGACCGGGCCATCAGCCAGTCGTCGTCGGCAACGGCCTATGCCAAACGGGCCATGATCCTGCTCTCGATGGGGCGCATCGCCGATGCCCTGGAGGATATTAACGAAGCGATTTCCCGAAACAACAACACCGGTTTTTTCTACGTCGTACGGGCGCAGGTACTGCGGGCGCTGAACAAACCCGATAAGGCGTTTGACGACGCCCAACGGGCTGAAATTCTGGGGGCTACGTCGCCGGAGCTGTACACGCTCATGGGCGACGTGCTGCAACAGCAGACGCAATACCCAAAGGCCCGTCTTTACGTGGCTAAGGCCCTGCAGATGGCCCCGTATGATGGCGAAGCGCATTTCTACAACGGCCTGATGGCGGCCAAATTGGGCGATACCGTCCGGGCCCTCGCCGACTACCAACAGGCCCTGCAACTGAAACCGCGTTTTCTGCCTACCTACAACCAACTGACGGCGGTGTATCGGTCGCTGGGCGATTTGAATACGGCGCTGGTTTACAACGAGCGGGCCATGCAGTACTTCCCGATCAACGCCGAATTGCTCTTTCAGCGGGGCATGATCTACCAGTCGGCGGGCCGGGCCGATAGTGCGCTGATCTCGTACCAGAAAACCGTACGGCTCGACCCCAACTTTGTGCAGGCTTACTTTCAGGCTGGTCTGATCTTTGAACGTTTCCGTAATTACGGCGCGGCGCTGACCAACTACGAGCAGGTGCAGAAACGGAAAGCCGACTTCCCGCGGATCGGTTATTTCGTCGCCCACGGCCTCGAAATGACCTACCAGTGGGAGCGGGCACAGGCGCAGTACACGGCTGTGTTGCAGAAAGATCCGTATGACCCGGCGGCGCAGGCTGGCCTGTGGCGGGTGCAGCGCCGGCAACAGATGGCCGCTGGCTACGGCGACTACCTGCTGCCCGATACCGACGACAAAACGGGCCTGTTGCCCGACCGAACGCCCAGCGGGCGTATACTTGACACCAACCGGATTCGGATTGCCCCCATCCAACCCCGAACCCGTATCCAATCGATGGGCGACTCAATTAAGATTAGAACGATTGATTAA
- a CDS encoding class I SAM-dependent methyltransferase, with protein MTLLTPPAWADYELIDSGDFMKLERFGQYILARPEPQAIWDCSLSEGEWERLAHATFRRDRQSPERGDWQRLKPIQDPWTVNFKQQELDLTFKLALTAFKHVGIFPEQAVNWTYIHDTVKAMPVERPRVLNLFAYTGGASLAARQAGADVTHVDAVKPVISWSRENMEMSRLDNIRWVVEDAVKFVRREERRGNTYNGLILDPPAYGRGPDGEKWVLEEQLNDLLRTCAALLDRRDFFFIINLYSLGFSAIILDNLMVQHFGNVPEGAAAINRLPNYQSGELFLTDSRQKRLPLGVFSRFSSVTL; from the coding sequence ATGACCCTCCTCACCCCCCCTGCCTGGGCTGATTATGAACTGATCGACTCGGGCGATTTTATGAAGCTGGAACGGTTTGGCCAGTATATTCTGGCCCGGCCCGAACCCCAGGCGATCTGGGATTGCTCGCTCTCGGAAGGCGAATGGGAACGGCTGGCGCACGCCACGTTTCGGCGCGACCGGCAATCGCCCGAGCGCGGCGACTGGCAGCGGCTCAAGCCTATTCAGGACCCCTGGACGGTTAATTTCAAGCAGCAGGAACTGGATTTGACCTTCAAGCTGGCGCTGACGGCCTTCAAGCACGTCGGTATTTTTCCAGAACAGGCCGTGAACTGGACGTACATCCACGACACCGTAAAAGCCATGCCCGTTGAGCGGCCGCGCGTGCTGAACCTCTTTGCCTATACGGGCGGGGCCTCACTAGCAGCCCGGCAGGCAGGTGCCGACGTCACGCACGTCGATGCCGTGAAGCCGGTGATCTCGTGGTCACGGGAAAATATGGAGATGAGCCGCCTCGACAACATCCGCTGGGTGGTGGAGGATGCCGTCAAGTTTGTGCGGCGCGAAGAACGGCGCGGCAACACCTATAACGGCCTCATTCTGGACCCGCCCGCCTATGGCCGTGGCCCCGACGGCGAAAAATGGGTGCTGGAAGAGCAGCTCAACGACCTGCTACGTACCTGCGCGGCCTTGCTCGACCGGCGCGACTTTTTCTTCATCATCAACCTGTACTCGCTCGGGTTTTCGGCCATCATCCTCGACAACCTCATGGTGCAGCACTTTGGCAACGTACCTGAAGGGGCGGCGGCGATCAACCGGCTCCCCAACTACCAGTCGGGCGAGCTATTCCTGACCGATTCGCGGCAGAAACGGCTGCCACTGGGCGTTTTCTCTCGGTTTTCTTCTGTAACTTTGTGA
- a CDS encoding fibronectin type III domain-containing protein, with protein sequence MFGVLRQRILFFFFAVIGISLSTAAFSTCPTPVALQETRQTFNSIWLSFPAVSGATGYQLDWKVATASTWTSVSLVTTASNLVEYNLAALTYQATYQWRVRTACADGLSAYSATRTFTVSCPVPDSLYEAVSPTAALLYWSAAPGLHQFTLNWRPVGTSIWNSVADIASSPFSLTGLTPSTNYEWQLVSQCADGTLSNATVPRSFTSTCSVPTELGVSYVTASAAYVYWRQLLGTNIQFQARYRPAGSNQNWLETTSTPNSFISFTGLVNGATYEWGVQTLCSGVPSGYVNGAPFTTGCYTPKYVNVPQITATSAIFTWGNYGNGVQYELQWRPSGQSTWNSRSVAGSTYTLTDLTQGTSYDYRLRTVCEEGSNSAFTTTNSFQTQSAGGNCTNIDSYREIDQTGTAVVLAFGVSGAISANVRWREDGNPVWNSLTVVTPYTRNGTETVFASLTGLTVGAAYEWQVQAVCSQTATSSYTPIRSFTTSCEAVSYQYEQALSLSQIGLWWRAIGGIAYRVQWRPYSTNPVDWTTISVNAISATGMNSVVVANLQSGTRYEWRIQTLCSVTNASVYTSPRSFSTACASPNFVSKLAVTSGAAKIGWDMPIGWIAPSTPQFRVRWRPETGGDWTESTLVSGFDYTIQPLLKTGYDVQVQQVCNGQPGDPTSTILLPYCWAPGPGYPYGNIPSPQSSAVSANTASLSWYEFGLGARYDVQWRVQGATTWPNSTTAAVGGLVLTGLAPGTTYEWRVRTLCIDNGVSDFTATYNFTTTDCAVLRTVKNGAWLDPSVWSCNRIPTSVDSVEIAHRLTVEGTQTAVAKQIQYKSEGKVSMSLGAKLQLSQQ encoded by the coding sequence ATGTTCGGGGTACTGCGGCAGCGAATACTGTTTTTCTTTTTTGCTGTTATAGGAATAAGTTTGTCTACTGCCGCCTTCTCAACTTGTCCTACCCCTGTTGCGCTTCAGGAAACGCGCCAGACATTCAATAGTATCTGGCTTAGTTTTCCAGCTGTGTCTGGTGCTACCGGCTATCAGCTTGACTGGAAAGTTGCCACCGCAAGCACTTGGACATCCGTTTCATTGGTGACGACCGCTTCTAACCTCGTCGAGTATAACCTGGCGGCATTGACCTATCAAGCGACCTATCAGTGGCGAGTACGAACTGCATGCGCTGATGGACTATCCGCTTATTCGGCCACGCGCACGTTCACGGTATCGTGTCCTGTTCCCGATTCGCTCTATGAAGCCGTGTCTCCAACAGCCGCCCTTCTTTACTGGTCGGCCGCCCCAGGGCTACATCAGTTCACCCTGAACTGGCGACCTGTGGGTACGTCTATCTGGAATAGTGTTGCTGACATTGCCTCCTCGCCGTTCTCACTAACCGGCCTGACTCCGAGTACAAACTATGAATGGCAGTTGGTGAGTCAGTGCGCCGACGGGACGCTATCTAACGCTACAGTCCCGCGTTCATTCACCTCAACTTGCTCTGTACCAACCGAATTGGGCGTGAGCTATGTAACGGCTTCTGCAGCTTATGTATACTGGCGACAGTTGTTAGGAACCAATATTCAGTTTCAGGCGCGCTATCGCCCAGCGGGATCAAACCAGAACTGGCTAGAAACAACGAGTACCCCCAACTCATTCATAAGTTTCACCGGCCTCGTAAACGGAGCCACCTACGAGTGGGGTGTTCAAACGCTGTGCAGTGGTGTGCCATCGGGCTACGTAAACGGGGCACCTTTCACGACGGGCTGTTACACGCCCAAGTATGTAAACGTGCCTCAGATTACGGCCACCTCCGCAATTTTTACATGGGGTAACTATGGAAATGGCGTGCAGTACGAATTGCAGTGGCGACCATCAGGGCAATCCACCTGGAATAGCAGAAGCGTGGCGGGTTCTACCTATACACTGACTGATCTGACGCAAGGGACATCGTATGACTATCGGTTACGAACAGTTTGCGAAGAAGGGAGTAACTCCGCTTTTACCACCACAAACAGTTTTCAGACGCAGAGCGCCGGCGGTAACTGCACCAACATTGACTCGTATCGGGAAATCGACCAGACCGGAACGGCGGTCGTGCTAGCGTTTGGCGTTTCAGGAGCCATCTCAGCGAATGTACGCTGGCGGGAAGATGGAAATCCAGTCTGGAATTCGTTGACTGTTGTTACGCCCTACACAAGGAACGGAACGGAAACGGTTTTTGCCTCACTAACCGGTCTAACGGTAGGTGCTGCCTATGAATGGCAGGTTCAGGCAGTTTGTTCGCAAACGGCCACTTCGTCTTACACACCAATTCGCTCCTTTACGACTTCATGCGAAGCCGTCAGCTATCAGTATGAGCAAGCGCTTTCGCTCAGTCAGATTGGGTTATGGTGGAGGGCAATCGGCGGCATTGCTTACCGGGTACAGTGGCGACCCTATAGCACAAATCCTGTTGACTGGACAACCATCAGTGTGAACGCGATCTCGGCTACAGGCATGAATTCCGTTGTGGTGGCTAACCTACAATCGGGTACACGTTATGAGTGGCGGATTCAAACGCTTTGTTCTGTTACCAATGCGTCTGTTTATACATCGCCCCGCTCTTTCTCCACGGCTTGTGCGTCACCCAATTTCGTGTCAAAACTCGCTGTAACATCAGGTGCTGCTAAAATTGGATGGGATATGCCTATTGGTTGGATAGCACCTTCTACTCCTCAATTTCGTGTCCGGTGGCGCCCTGAGACCGGTGGTGATTGGACCGAAAGTACGTTGGTCAGCGGGTTTGACTATACCATACAGCCATTATTAAAAACTGGCTACGATGTTCAGGTTCAACAGGTTTGTAACGGACAGCCCGGTGACCCGACAAGTACCATTTTACTGCCTTACTGTTGGGCACCCGGCCCTGGCTACCCATACGGCAATATACCGTCTCCGCAAAGCAGCGCTGTTAGTGCTAATACCGCCAGTTTAAGCTGGTATGAATTTGGCTTGGGCGCGCGCTACGATGTACAGTGGCGCGTTCAGGGAGCTACTACATGGCCTAACAGCACGACAGCTGCCGTTGGTGGACTGGTGCTCACAGGCTTGGCGCCGGGCACTACCTATGAGTGGCGCGTTCGAACCCTTTGCATCGACAATGGGGTATCCGACTTCACTGCTACCTACAATTTCACGACAACCGACTGCGCTGTCCTTCGAACCGTGAAGAACGGCGCATGGCTTGACCCTAGTGTGTGGTCCTGTAATCGAATTCCTACAAGTGTAGACTCAGTAGAAATCGCACACCGCTTGACCGTCGAGGGGACTCAAACAGCAGTTGCCAAGCAAATTCAATACAAAAGTGAGGGTAAGGTGAGCATGAGCCTCGGGGCTAAGTTGCAACTTAGCCAGCAATAG
- the infC gene encoding translation initiation factor IF-3, with protein sequence MALPQRRPPRRVVEEPYRINERIQAREVRVVGENVEQGIYGIQQALTMAKAQSLDLVEISPNATPPVCRVIDYSKFKYEQKKKQKEIKANAQKVVIKEIRFGPNTDDHDFEFKLKHALQFLKEGAKVKAYVHFVGRSIVFKDRGLQILERFSKGLEEVGKIEQEPKLEGKRMIMFLAPKVVAVKK encoded by the coding sequence ATGGCATTACCCCAGCGGAGACCACCCCGGCGCGTGGTGGAAGAACCCTACCGAATTAATGAACGCATCCAGGCTCGTGAGGTGCGGGTTGTCGGCGAGAACGTTGAACAGGGCATTTACGGCATTCAGCAGGCCTTAACGATGGCCAAAGCGCAGAGTCTGGATTTGGTGGAGATTTCGCCCAACGCCACCCCGCCGGTCTGCCGCGTAATCGACTATTCGAAGTTCAAGTACGAACAGAAGAAGAAGCAGAAAGAGATCAAGGCCAACGCGCAGAAGGTCGTGATCAAAGAAATCCGGTTCGGCCCAAATACGGACGACCACGATTTCGAATTTAAACTGAAGCACGCCCTGCAATTCCTGAAAGAAGGCGCCAAGGTGAAAGCCTACGTGCACTTCGTCGGTCGGTCGATCGTTTTCAAAGACCGGGGCCTTCAGATTCTGGAGCGCTTCTCGAAAGGCCTGGAAGAAGTCGGCAAGATCGAACAGGAGCCTAAGCTCGAAGGCAAGCGCATGATTATGTTCCTTGCCCCGAAAGTAGTGGCGGTGAAGAAATAG
- the thrS gene encoding threonine--tRNA ligase yields MTTQDVQLSVALPDGSIREYPAGASSLDVALSISEGLARNVLAAKVNGKVQDATLPIDVPADGSAVPVQLLTWNDVEGKSTFWHSSAHLMAEALEALYPGIKFAIGPPIENGFYYDVDFEGRHFSQEEFKKVEDKMLELARQKNAYVRKAVSKADAIAYFDEKGDPYKIDLLQGLEDGSITFYTQGGFTDLCRGPHIPNTGFIKAAKLMNVAGAYWRGDEKNKMLTRIYAITFPKQKELDDYLTLLEEAKKRDHRKLGKELELFAFSEKVGQGLPLWLPKGAVVRERLENFLRRAQVRAGYSPVVTPHIGSKQLYVTSGHWEKYGEDSFKPILTPDVGEEFLLKPMNCPHHCEIYKTKPRSYRDLPLRLAEFGTVYRYEQSGELHGLTRVRGFTQDDAHIFCRPDQVSDEFKKVIDLVLYVFKALGFSDYSAQVSLRDPDNKTKYIGSDENWDKAEQAIIDAANEKGLPIVMEKGEAAFYGPKLDFMVRDALGRKWQLGTIQVDYNLPERFELEYTGADNQKHRPVMIHRAPFGSMERFVAILIENTAGNFPLWLSPDQIAILPISEKYEAYANELFLTLQEADIRGFVDVRDEKIGRKIRDAEVAKVPFMLIVGEKEQAEGKVSVRRKGEGDLGSMSISDFTAFFQEQVKV; encoded by the coding sequence ATGACCACTCAAGACGTGCAATTAAGCGTAGCGTTGCCCGATGGCAGCATCCGCGAATACCCCGCCGGGGCGTCGAGTCTCGACGTAGCCCTGAGCATCAGTGAAGGCCTGGCCCGCAACGTGCTGGCCGCCAAAGTGAATGGCAAAGTGCAGGACGCTACCCTGCCGATCGACGTACCTGCCGACGGCTCGGCGGTGCCGGTGCAACTGCTGACCTGGAACGACGTAGAAGGCAAATCGACGTTCTGGCACTCGTCGGCCCACCTGATGGCCGAGGCGCTGGAAGCGCTGTACCCCGGCATCAAGTTTGCCATTGGCCCCCCCATCGAAAACGGCTTCTACTACGATGTCGATTTTGAAGGGCGGCACTTCTCGCAGGAGGAGTTCAAAAAGGTAGAAGACAAGATGCTCGAGCTGGCCCGGCAGAAAAACGCCTACGTCAGGAAGGCCGTTTCGAAAGCCGACGCCATCGCTTATTTCGACGAGAAAGGCGACCCGTATAAAATCGACCTGTTGCAGGGCCTGGAAGACGGCAGCATCACATTCTACACGCAGGGTGGGTTTACCGACCTATGCCGGGGACCACACATCCCGAATACGGGGTTCATCAAAGCGGCCAAGCTGATGAACGTGGCAGGAGCCTACTGGCGCGGTGACGAAAAGAACAAGATGCTGACGCGCATCTACGCCATCACGTTCCCGAAACAGAAAGAACTCGACGACTACCTCACCCTGCTGGAAGAGGCCAAAAAGCGCGACCACCGCAAGCTGGGCAAGGAACTCGAACTGTTTGCCTTCTCGGAGAAAGTAGGGCAAGGCCTGCCGCTGTGGCTGCCCAAAGGTGCCGTCGTGCGCGAGCGGCTCGAAAATTTCCTGCGCCGGGCGCAGGTACGTGCCGGGTATTCGCCCGTGGTAACGCCGCACATCGGCAGCAAGCAGCTCTACGTGACCTCGGGCCACTGGGAGAAATACGGCGAAGATTCGTTCAAGCCCATCCTGACGCCCGACGTGGGGGAGGAGTTCCTACTGAAGCCGATGAACTGCCCGCACCACTGCGAAATCTACAAGACCAAGCCGCGCTCGTACCGCGACCTGCCGCTGCGCCTGGCCGAATTCGGAACGGTGTACCGCTACGAACAGTCGGGTGAGCTGCACGGGCTGACGCGGGTACGTGGCTTCACGCAGGATGACGCCCACATCTTCTGCCGCCCCGATCAGGTGAGCGACGAGTTCAAGAAAGTGATCGATCTGGTGCTGTACGTGTTCAAGGCGCTGGGCTTCTCCGATTACAGCGCGCAGGTGTCGTTGCGCGACCCCGACAATAAAACGAAGTACATCGGGTCGGACGAGAACTGGGACAAGGCCGAACAGGCGATTATCGACGCGGCGAACGAGAAAGGGCTGCCCATCGTTATGGAGAAAGGGGAGGCCGCCTTTTATGGCCCCAAACTCGACTTCATGGTGCGCGATGCGCTGGGCCGGAAGTGGCAGCTGGGGACGATTCAGGTCGATTACAACCTGCCCGAGCGCTTCGAACTGGAATATACCGGTGCCGACAACCAGAAACACCGCCCCGTGATGATCCACCGCGCCCCGTTTGGCTCGATGGAACGGTTCGTGGCTATCCTGATCGAGAATACGGCGGGCAATTTTCCGCTTTGGCTCTCACCCGATCAGATTGCGATTCTGCCCATTTCAGAAAAATACGAGGCCTACGCCAACGAGTTGTTCCTGACCCTACAGGAGGCGGATATCCGTGGTTTTGTGGATGTGCGCGACGAGAAAATCGGGCGCAAAATCCGGGATGCGGAAGTGGCCAAAGTTCCGTTCATGCTCATTGTGGGTGAGAAGGAGCAGGCCGAAGGCAAGGTATCCGTGCGGCGCAAAGGCGAGGGCGACCTCGGCAGTATGAGTATCAGTGACTTTACCGCGTTCTTTCAGGAGCAGGTAAAAGTATAG